A section of the Rummeliibacillus pycnus genome encodes:
- a CDS encoding GNAT family N-acetyltransferase: MDVFLMKASYPLDELTIQELKALIQQSNTNENQDIALLLNADSWSNYESQGFVVLAYSEEDQLLGALSAIDLFGLNTYEWSTVVHPNYRRQGIGTALVQEFTTALVERGAAGDMGLSFHDVAGHQFLKQIGYEYNSSEATLQATAKPYEPAKEIYIRPFKEQDRDILVQLMQDGFGDMPEETDELISFNTTTLGRTLYIVEFKQKIVATVSIVENEAGLWVTALTVQQALRNQGIGSAILRWAKNEAHKKQQHKVLLDVEIDNINALSVYQKEGFTPLHQVDYFIKS, encoded by the coding sequence ATGGATGTCTTTTTAATGAAAGCGTCTTATCCACTTGACGAGTTAACAATTCAAGAATTAAAAGCGTTAATACAACAATCAAATACAAATGAAAATCAAGACATTGCTCTACTATTGAATGCTGATAGTTGGAGTAACTATGAAAGTCAAGGATTTGTTGTATTAGCCTATAGCGAAGAAGATCAACTACTAGGTGCACTTAGTGCAATAGACTTATTTGGTCTGAATACTTATGAATGGAGTACAGTTGTACACCCAAATTATCGTAGACAAGGGATTGGGACAGCACTTGTACAAGAGTTTACCACCGCATTAGTTGAACGTGGTGCAGCAGGTGATATGGGATTGTCGTTTCATGATGTTGCTGGACATCAGTTTTTAAAGCAAATAGGGTATGAATACAATTCATCTGAAGCAACATTGCAGGCAACTGCTAAACCGTATGAGCCTGCAAAAGAAATTTATATTCGGCCGTTTAAAGAACAAGATCGAGATATTTTAGTTCAACTAATGCAGGATGGTTTTGGCGATATGCCTGAAGAAACAGATGAACTCATTTCTTTTAACACAACGACATTAGGACGAACTTTATATATAGTAGAGTTTAAACAGAAGATTGTTGCAACAGTATCAATCGTTGAAAATGAGGCAGGTTTATGGGTTACAGCATTAACAGTTCAGCAAGCTCTTAGAAATCAAGGGATTGGTTCAGCTATCTTACGCTGGGCAAAAAATGAAGCTCACAAAAAGCAACAACACAAAGTTTTATTAGATGTTGAAATTGATAACATAAACGCTCTTAGTGTTTACCAAAAAGAAGGATTTACACCATTACATCAAGTCGATTATTTTATTAAAAGTTAA
- a CDS encoding acyltransferase family protein: protein MTKKRLTWVDATKGFLMILVVIGHYPKHLDFPLLTYIYWFHMPAFFVLSGLFFRPADSNATMIQSIKKRTIQLIIPYIFFLTIITCLRYVLAFMTGNTELEWYKHDLMTILFGGRFARGSYGVIWFITTLFFTYILFLLVTRYLNRVNQALFLTLCYILAQLESFYVVNILNGPVDAASQTIIIPWNLDVVLIAVVYFAIGYYAKEIFLHVRLPLWITCVAIVSMAMRLTWLKELDYHLSMKFIRYSHPILDIVLPIAFLIVIFGFFQFITKYIRLKVLEFIEMHSITIMYLHISVDKFMNDFIEYKLLGYTLLGLLVPLIISVIMKRFMPYANLFMGNFRFKKVAKS from the coding sequence ATGACTAAAAAACGATTAACCTGGGTCGATGCGACAAAGGGTTTTTTAATGATATTAGTAGTAATTGGACATTATCCTAAACATTTAGACTTCCCATTACTAACCTATATTTACTGGTTTCATATGCCTGCATTCTTCGTTTTAAGTGGTTTATTTTTTAGACCTGCAGACTCTAATGCGACAATGATTCAATCCATTAAAAAACGAACAATCCAGCTAATAATTCCTTATATTTTTTTCCTAACAATCATAACATGTTTACGCTATGTATTAGCATTTATGACAGGTAACACAGAATTAGAATGGTACAAACATGATTTAATGACGATTCTATTCGGTGGACGCTTTGCTCGTGGTTCTTATGGTGTTATTTGGTTTATTACGACATTATTCTTTACTTATATCTTATTCTTACTAGTAACACGCTACTTAAATCGAGTTAACCAAGCTTTGTTCCTAACTTTGTGTTATATACTTGCTCAACTCGAAAGTTTCTATGTTGTCAATATTCTTAATGGACCTGTTGACGCAGCATCACAAACAATTATTATTCCTTGGAATTTAGATGTTGTTTTAATTGCGGTTGTTTATTTTGCCATTGGTTACTACGCGAAGGAAATTTTCCTTCATGTACGCCTACCATTATGGATCACTTGTGTAGCAATTGTTTCAATGGCTATGCGACTTACTTGGCTTAAAGAATTAGATTATCATCTTAGCATGAAATTCATTCGCTATAGTCATCCTATTTTAGATATTGTTCTACCTATAGCATTTCTTATTGTAATCTTTGGTTTCTTCCAATTTATCACAAAATATATCCGTCTAAAGGTATTGGAGTTTATTGAAATGCATTCTATTACAATCATGTATCTACACATTTCGGTTGATAAATTTATGAATGACTTTATAGAATATAAATTACTAGGTTATACATTGTTAGGTCTACTTGTTCCACTAATTATTTCTGTTATTATGAAACGATTTATGCCTTATGCAAATTTATTTATGGGGAATTTCCGTTTCAAAAAAGTTGCAAAATCGTAA